One Thermoplasmata archaeon DNA segment encodes these proteins:
- a CDS encoding DHH family phosphoesterase produces MLERARSIAALLRGKKRVLVVTHIDADGICSGAIASLALERAGIEHRVRFLKQLDVATVSTLDTDSLIWFTDLGSGSQSLLGELECVITDHHVPDGTTRIPQVNPHLAGLDGATDLSGAGATYLVARELAPQAGELTALAVVGAVGDLQDRRAGRLVGTNRLILDEGKRAGVLDWSIDIRYFGRETRPVHKMLQYASDPGIPGVSGSEEGSLAFLQPLGVPLKDGERWRSWASLSLEEKRKIASAIVIRLIELGAGHAAARRVLGEVYTLIKEEPGTELRDAMEFATLLNSCGRHDRPEVGLAVCRGDRGEGLRRALSLLQGHRRSLVDGIQLVKELGVRRRRHLQYFHAGDGISDTIVGVVAGMLLASGEAGVDPGLPMVAFAKAEDGSGVKVSARGTRALTERGLDLSVVMRGAAAAVGGTGGGHNVAAGGTIPEGSEERFLEEAERILGGQLAGKSA; encoded by the coding sequence ATGCTCGAGCGGGCCCGGAGCATCGCGGCGCTCCTGCGCGGAAAGAAGAGGGTCCTCGTCGTGACTCATATCGACGCCGACGGAATTTGCTCCGGTGCGATCGCCTCGCTCGCGCTGGAGCGCGCGGGCATTGAGCACAGGGTGCGGTTCCTGAAGCAGCTCGACGTGGCCACCGTCTCCACATTGGACACGGACTCGCTCATATGGTTCACGGATCTGGGCAGCGGTTCCCAGTCGCTCCTCGGGGAGCTGGAGTGTGTGATAACCGACCACCACGTCCCAGACGGCACCACTAGAATTCCGCAGGTCAATCCGCATCTCGCGGGGCTCGATGGTGCCACTGACTTAAGCGGCGCCGGAGCAACCTATCTCGTCGCGCGCGAGCTCGCGCCGCAGGCCGGGGAACTCACGGCGCTTGCGGTTGTTGGGGCGGTCGGCGACCTTCAGGACAGGCGCGCCGGAAGGCTGGTCGGCACCAACAGGCTGATTCTCGACGAGGGGAAGAGGGCGGGAGTCCTCGACTGGTCCATAGACATCCGGTACTTTGGCCGGGAGACGCGGCCGGTACACAAGATGCTCCAGTACGCAAGCGACCCCGGAATTCCGGGAGTGTCGGGCAGCGAGGAGGGGTCGCTGGCTTTCCTCCAGCCTCTCGGCGTTCCACTGAAGGACGGAGAGAGGTGGAGGAGCTGGGCTTCGCTCTCTCTAGAGGAAAAGAGGAAAATAGCCTCGGCCATCGTCATTCGCCTTATCGAGCTCGGCGCCGGCCACGCCGCCGCCCGTAGGGTTCTGGGCGAGGTCTACACTTTGATAAAGGAGGAGCCGGGAACGGAGCTCAGGGACGCTATGGAATTCGCGACCCTGCTCAACTCCTGCGGGAGGCACGACAGGCCGGAGGTCGGGCTCGCGGTGTGCAGGGGAGACAGGGGCGAGGGGCTGCGAAGGGCCCTCTCGCTTCTGCAAGGCCACAGGCGCTCTCTCGTCGACGGAATTCAGCTCGTGAAGGAGCTCGGGGTCAGGAGGAGGCGCCACCTCCAGTACTTCCACGCGGGCGACGGAATATCGGACACTATCGTCGGCGTGGTCGCGGGGATGCTCCTGGCGTCGGGAGAAGCGGGAGTAGATCCGGGGCTTCCAATGGTAGCCTTCGCAAAGGCCGAGGACGGATCCGGGGTGAAGGTCTCGGCAAGGGGCACCCGGGCCCTGACCGAGAGGGGGCTCGACCTCTCTGTGGTGATGCGCGGCGCGGCCGCCGCCGTGGGCGGGACGGGTGGAGGGCACAACGTCGCGGCCGGCGGGACGATTCCCGAGGGTAGTGAGGAGCGCTTCCTCGAAGAGGCCGAGAGAATTCTCGGGGGGCAGCTCGCCGGCAAGAGCGCGTAG
- a CDS encoding SCP2 sterol-binding domain-containing protein, which yields MLEDELRSVIERFNERARTDPKLRSELEGKTRGVFIELTDAEGYHFTLRDNQIQEFSKGVLPNPDIHITTDSATLEALLKKEMGPMKALVTKRLRLTKISMEDLSTIRKFF from the coding sequence ATGCTTGAGGACGAGCTGAGGAGCGTCATAGAGAGGTTTAATGAGAGGGCTCGGACCGACCCGAAGCTGAGGTCAGAGCTCGAGGGGAAGACCAGAGGTGTCTTCATCGAGCTTACGGATGCGGAGGGTTATCACTTCACCCTGCGGGACAACCAGATACAGGAATTCTCGAAGGGGGTCCTGCCGAACCCGGACATCCACATCACCACCGACAGCGCGACCCTAGAGGCCCTGCTGAAGAAGGAGATGGGGCCGATGAAGGCCCTCGTGACGAAGCGCCTCAGGCTGACGAAGATCTCCATGGAGGACCTCTCGACGATTCGCAAATTCTTTTGA
- the rnhB gene encoding ribonuclease HII, which produces MSGEAKGFQAPGAEELIGVDEAGRGPVLGPLVIVGVRIRDDRTLRELGVRDSKLCTPETRRRLGAGIRRLCEDVVVRKIPAEEIDSYRDRGSLNELEAEVFADVIKALLTSRLPAGRAPSGVRVFVDAVDTDAHQFGLRVLHHLGLRIELVSEHRADVKYPVVSAASILAKLIRDEEMEKISREAGEDAGSGYPADPVTIAYIKKYFETTGTLPPHTRTSWETVRKLVRQERKLDEFAPAEGARSEKRESSKGADSKCLRTS; this is translated from the coding sequence TTGTCCGGAGAGGCAAAGGGGTTTCAGGCGCCGGGTGCGGAGGAGCTCATCGGCGTGGACGAGGCGGGAAGGGGCCCGGTCCTGGGACCACTCGTCATCGTCGGCGTCAGGATCCGAGACGACCGCACGCTGCGCGAGCTCGGGGTGCGGGACTCTAAGCTGTGCACTCCCGAGACCAGGCGCCGCTTAGGGGCCGGAATTCGCCGGCTCTGCGAGGACGTTGTCGTGAGGAAAATACCCGCGGAGGAGATAGATTCATATCGCGACCGCGGTAGCCTCAACGAGCTAGAGGCGGAGGTCTTCGCGGACGTCATCAAGGCCCTCCTGACCTCCAGACTGCCCGCCGGACGCGCGCCCTCGGGCGTCAGGGTCTTCGTCGACGCGGTCGACACGGACGCCCACCAGTTCGGGCTCAGGGTGCTCCACCACCTAGGCCTGAGAATAGAGCTCGTCTCCGAGCACAGGGCGGACGTGAAGTACCCAGTTGTATCGGCGGCGTCGATTCTCGCAAAGTTAATCCGCGACGAGGAGATGGAGAAGATATCGAGAGAGGCCGGGGAGGACGCGGGCAGTGGCTACCCTGCCGACCCGGTGACGATAGCCTATATAAAAAAATACTTTGAAACAACGGGAACTCTCCCTCCCCACACAAGGACCAGCTGGGAGACCGTCCGGAAGCTGGTCAGGCAGGAGAGAAAACTGGATGAGTTCGCACCGGCGGAGGGTGCCCGCAGTGAGAAGCGTGAGAGCTCAAAGGGGGCTGATTCGAAATGCTTGAGGACGAGCTGA
- a CDS encoding NfeD family protein gives MEYWVTGLVVLIIGMILLVVEVATPGQTFMAIPGTVAVVLGLIMMALGPWLFSEVWYAPVIALLVVLPVTVITIWFYRKLGRGHPPITTVGDSLIGRQGVVIERVEPESIKGKVKVASQIWSATADTVIEPGERVEVVASEGVHVHVERVEKIARIEREMMEKQERGE, from the coding sequence ATGGAATACTGGGTAACGGGGCTAGTTGTTTTAATTATCGGAATGATTCTTCTGGTCGTCGAAGTCGCCACTCCCGGCCAGACCTTTATGGCAATACCGGGAACTGTGGCGGTCGTCCTCGGCTTGATAATGATGGCGCTGGGCCCCTGGCTCTTCTCGGAGGTCTGGTACGCCCCCGTGATCGCGCTTCTTGTCGTGCTCCCCGTCACGGTTATCACGATATGGTTCTACAGGAAGCTCGGGAGGGGCCACCCACCCATAACCACCGTCGGCGACTCTCTCATCGGCCGGCAGGGGGTAGTGATAGAGAGGGTCGAGCCAGAGAGTATCAAAGGGAAGGTCAAGGTGGCGAGCCAGATATGGAGCGCCACGGCCGACACCGTGATTGAGCCGGGAGAGAGGGTAGAGGTGGTGGCGAGCGAGGGAGTTCATGTCCACGTCGAGAGGGTGGAGAAAATCGCAAGGATAGAGAGGGAGATGATGGAGAAACAAGAGAGGGGAGAGTGA
- a CDS encoding SPFH domain-containing protein produces MLIWMMVIIVVLVVVVILLSSVRIIYPWEKGLKIVLGSYRGKLNPGLNLVIPMVTTVVRMDLRTQVFDVPRQEVITKDNSPTNVDAIIYIKVTDPEKAFFEITNYRQATIALAQTTLRSTIGDMELDEVLYNRHAINIKLRDVLDEATDAWGVKVEAVEIREVDPVGPVKAAMEEQTAAERERRAAILRADGEKRSAILKAEGAKRARILQAEGVRQARILEAEGARQAKILEMQGEAQSLRLLTLGAALMDQKALTVKSLDTLAAMASGQATKIIFPFELSRLLEGASQYIGAGTKIPDRQPANVIELERLIGKAQDILGPIPSAQELREEIAAIDKEIRSESLQSQEIAQIGGRGVARPGEPSPVGSMEDVLRKEPPPLLQKPAQK; encoded by the coding sequence ATGCTAATATGGATGATGGTCATCATCGTGGTTCTGGTCGTCGTAGTGATACTCCTTTCCTCGGTTAGAATCATATACCCCTGGGAGAAGGGACTAAAGATTGTACTGGGAAGCTACAGGGGCAAGCTTAACCCGGGGCTGAACCTCGTCATCCCTATGGTGACGACCGTTGTTCGGATGGACCTTAGGACGCAGGTCTTCGACGTCCCCCGCCAGGAGGTCATCACCAAGGACAACTCGCCGACGAACGTGGACGCTATCATATACATCAAGGTCACCGACCCCGAGAAGGCGTTCTTCGAGATCACCAACTATCGCCAGGCCACCATCGCGCTCGCCCAGACCACCCTCCGGTCCACCATCGGCGACATGGAGCTCGACGAGGTCCTCTACAACCGCCACGCCATCAACATCAAGCTCAGGGACGTGCTCGACGAGGCGACCGATGCCTGGGGCGTGAAGGTCGAGGCGGTGGAGATCAGGGAGGTGGACCCCGTCGGGCCGGTTAAGGCTGCGATGGAGGAGCAGACAGCGGCGGAGAGGGAGAGGAGGGCTGCGATTCTGCGCGCCGACGGCGAGAAGCGCTCCGCGATTCTGAAAGCCGAGGGCGCCAAGCGCGCGCGCATCCTTCAGGCGGAGGGAGTCAGGCAGGCCAGGATTCTGGAGGCCGAAGGCGCGCGGCAGGCGAAGATACTGGAGATGCAGGGTGAAGCCCAGTCCCTCCGGCTCCTGACGCTCGGAGCCGCCCTGATGGACCAGAAGGCATTGACCGTCAAGTCCCTGGACACCCTCGCGGCGATGGCCAGCGGTCAGGCGACGAAGATAATATTCCCGTTCGAGCTCAGCAGGCTGCTCGAGGGCGCCTCCCAGTACATCGGCGCTGGAACCAAGATACCCGATAGGCAGCCGGCGAACGTCATCGAGCTTGAGAGGCTGATAGGGAAGGCGCAGGATATATTGGGCCCGATTCCGAGCGCGCAGGAGCTCCGCGAGGAGATCGCGGCCATAGACAAGGAGATCAGGAGCGAGAGCCTCCAGTCTCAAGAGATCGCCCAGATTGGAGGAAGGGGGGTCGCGAGACCCGGAGAGCCCTCACCAGTTGGTAGCATGGAGGATGTCCTGAGGAAGGAGCCCCCGCCCCTCTTGCAAAAGCCGGCTCAGAAGTAA
- a CDS encoding CoB--CoM heterodisulfide reductase iron-sulfur subunit B family protein: MKYALYLGCAITTEAYAYEMSARETLGRLGVEFVDCPGHSCCGVTIRSINPFAFLYLAARNIAIGEGTGLDIMTFCTGCRMTLLEAKHVLDHNDGMKRRVNAVLSTEGLEYRGTSRVMHIVELLHDVIGPERIKASALRKFRGLKIVPHYGCHALRPSAVGRQDDPENPQKLDRLIEALGASSPYYPQKLDCCGAPLLLKNDSAAFTMAGQKIKAIQEAGIDAVVTVCPSCQKMLDTQDICGRTIGAELSLPVIYYTQLLGLAMGLDPDRLGLGMNISPVRKIIDWKEP, from the coding sequence ATGAAGTACGCGCTCTACCTCGGCTGCGCAATAACCACCGAGGCCTACGCCTACGAGATGTCGGCCCGCGAGACGCTGGGCAGGCTCGGGGTGGAGTTCGTGGACTGTCCGGGCCACTCGTGCTGCGGGGTGACGATTCGCAGCATCAACCCCTTCGCCTTCCTATACCTCGCCGCGCGCAACATCGCCATAGGCGAGGGGACTGGTCTGGACATAATGACATTCTGCACGGGCTGCCGGATGACTCTCCTCGAGGCCAAGCACGTCCTTGACCATAACGACGGCATGAAGCGGAGGGTGAACGCTGTCCTCTCCACAGAGGGTCTTGAGTACAGGGGGACATCGAGAGTGATGCACATCGTCGAGCTCCTTCACGACGTCATAGGCCCGGAGAGGATAAAGGCCTCAGCCCTCAGGAAATTCAGGGGGCTGAAAATCGTGCCGCACTACGGCTGCCACGCCCTCAGGCCCAGCGCGGTCGGCAGGCAGGACGACCCGGAGAATCCCCAGAAGCTCGACCGCCTCATCGAGGCGCTCGGGGCATCCTCCCCCTATTATCCCCAGAAGCTTGACTGCTGCGGCGCACCCCTGCTCCTGAAGAACGACAGCGCAGCCTTCACGATGGCGGGTCAGAAAATCAAGGCGATTCAGGAGGCGGGCATTGACGCCGTCGTGACCGTCTGCCCCTCCTGCCAGAAGATGCTCGACACGCAGGACATATGCGGAAGGACGATAGGAGCCGAGCTCAGCCTTCCCGTGATCTACTATACCCAGCTACTGGGCCTTGCCATGGGCCTCGACCCGGACCGCCTGGGTCTCGGGATGAACATCAGCCCGGTAAGGAAAATAATCGACTGGAAGGAGCCCTGA
- a CDS encoding 4Fe-4S dicluster domain-containing protein — translation MSDLTDQMSSAESSSEVSELERRMLREMREETPDYCLQCVKCTAGCPAMKLLELHPHEVMALFNLGFTEELLKSEVIWCCVTCFKCKERCPQKVTPVDVILLLRSIAVQRGLPVPPGFAGVLQAVIEKGLIQDPVEVLYRSVATGKKRFTDRKGAGLGEASRPVDMEKFREALTGALCQSLLEDQQ, via the coding sequence ATGTCGGACCTGACTGACCAAATGAGCTCCGCTGAGAGCTCCAGCGAGGTCAGCGAGCTAGAGAGGCGAATGCTCAGGGAGATGAGGGAGGAAACACCGGATTACTGCCTCCAGTGCGTCAAGTGCACCGCCGGCTGCCCGGCGATGAAGCTCCTCGAGCTCCACCCCCACGAGGTCATGGCACTATTCAACCTCGGCTTCACAGAAGAGCTGCTGAAGTCGGAGGTCATATGGTGCTGCGTTACGTGCTTCAAGTGCAAGGAGAGGTGCCCCCAGAAGGTCACGCCGGTGGACGTCATTCTCCTCCTGCGCTCAATAGCGGTCCAGAGGGGCCTCCCCGTGCCTCCCGGCTTCGCAGGAGTCCTTCAAGCGGTCATTGAGAAGGGGCTGATTCAGGACCCCGTCGAGGTTCTCTACAGGAGCGTCGCGACCGGTAAAAAGAGATTTACCGACAGGAAGGGCGCAGGTCTCGGCGAGGCCTCGAGGCCCGTGGACATGGAGAAGTTCAGGGAGGCGCTGACCGGCGCCCTTTGCCAGAGCCTTCTGGAGGACCAGCAATGA
- a CDS encoding acyl-CoA dehydrogenase family protein, with amino-acid sequence MRRAWIARGNGMDFRLSEVQALTRDMVREFVDKEVAPRAARTDEERTFPVETIRRMAELQLLGLLAPQECGGAGVDTITFAIAVEELARACASTARVVGAHNALGILPIAAFGSEEQKASLLPALASGQTLGTLALLDSGAGLDLSTLRTTAAREGDGFRITGKKLFVPMASEAGVFIVLATTEKGPTLFVVERGDGVALGEREELLGLRGAGIGPVEFSAHVPVANMIGPEGGASRILESVLAVDGIGLAAASVGVSRAAIEASVGYAKIRVQFGQPIAKFQAIQTMLAEMAIETEATRLLVYRAAFARDNGEDIRMAAAMARAHAADSSVRVGNKAVQVHGGVGYTKEMPVERYYRDAMALAVYPSPPDSHRLAVAAELLK; translated from the coding sequence TTGCGGAGAGCGTGGATCGCTAGGGGGAATGGAATGGACTTCAGGCTTAGCGAGGTTCAGGCGCTGACGAGGGACATGGTCAGGGAGTTCGTGGATAAGGAGGTCGCGCCACGCGCCGCAAGGACCGACGAGGAGAGGACCTTTCCGGTCGAGACCATCCGGAGGATGGCGGAGCTCCAGCTCCTCGGCCTTCTCGCCCCCCAAGAGTGCGGCGGCGCTGGAGTGGACACCATCACATTCGCGATAGCGGTTGAAGAGCTGGCCCGGGCGTGCGCCTCCACAGCGCGCGTGGTCGGGGCGCACAACGCGTTGGGCATCCTTCCCATCGCCGCCTTCGGGAGCGAGGAGCAGAAGGCCTCTCTCCTCCCCGCACTGGCCTCGGGTCAAACCCTCGGGACCCTGGCCCTCCTCGATAGCGGAGCGGGTCTGGACCTCTCGACCCTGCGAACCACCGCCGCGCGCGAGGGCGACGGGTTCAGAATCACTGGTAAAAAGCTCTTCGTGCCCATGGCGTCCGAGGCGGGTGTCTTTATAGTGCTGGCGACGACGGAGAAGGGCCCGACCCTCTTCGTGGTGGAGAGGGGAGATGGCGTAGCGCTGGGAGAGCGGGAGGAGCTGCTCGGTCTCCGTGGCGCGGGCATCGGCCCCGTTGAGTTCAGCGCCCACGTCCCGGTGGCGAACATGATCGGGCCGGAGGGCGGGGCCAGCCGAATTCTGGAGAGCGTTCTAGCCGTGGATGGAATCGGGCTCGCGGCGGCCTCGGTCGGCGTCTCCAGGGCCGCGATTGAGGCTTCGGTGGGCTATGCCAAAATCCGCGTCCAGTTCGGCCAGCCTATCGCGAAATTTCAGGCGATTCAGACCATGCTGGCCGAGATGGCGATAGAGACCGAGGCGACGAGGCTCCTGGTCTACAGAGCTGCCTTCGCGCGCGACAACGGGGAGGACATCAGGATGGCGGCGGCGATGGCTAGGGCCCACGCCGCAGACTCCAGCGTGCGGGTCGGGAACAAGGCGGTACAGGTTCACGGGGGGGTGGGCTATACGAAGGAGATGCCGGTGGAGAGATACTATAGGGACGCAATGGCTCTCGCGGTCTATCCATCGCCACCCGACTCGCATAGGCTGGCGGTGGCGGCGGAGCTTCTCAAATAA
- a CDS encoding PQQ-binding-like beta-propeller repeat protein: protein MPNLSEAWKYEAEGLVWSVSVPPGGGLVAAGSWDGHLHIIDEKGSLLWKQKTGDMVGGTGISGDGGIVVGGSYDKHVYAFDRGGGLLFKFKTDSFVRVASITATGDRIIAAGWSGTLIALDKKGTVEWRADLGTNPLCAVAVEGGGALVGCADSTVRRLDPAGKEMWKLEAGSAVISVAALPSGGLMAAGSTDTNIYLISPDGKVVWKYRTGGIVRGVTLSETGDYLVATSHDRYIYFFERGGRLLWMTRVGPEVWSIAATGMCDTLVIGCRDGTVRMLRNPEILRIQLESAKTAILLAESEGADTKEAKRLLSEAEASAAAGSMQIALSSVSASRASAEKALRAQLNQLLDEKLAEFEKMAAELKQAGKSTARVDWAIQRAKKLREAGRLKRALDSARRSEEYLRGAPEAPRPPPVAEEVPPTQAPAAEEGAEDLRPVVESEYSATLQEISELGKTGADVTDAMALLEKAKGAIARRDYLVAAEFISSASKQAQTIAKKRSDAAAKLAEAETALSAARAVGAETDEVAGTLKMAKDAMEAGEYDLAMDYASQVAAQASELKKKKLAEPVAKAPAGPKPEGPPKCPSCGRKVKPQWKTCPFCRTRLK, encoded by the coding sequence ATGCCGAATCTGAGCGAGGCCTGGAAGTACGAGGCCGAGGGTCTTGTGTGGAGCGTCAGCGTGCCGCCCGGGGGCGGCCTCGTGGCCGCGGGCTCGTGGGACGGGCACCTCCACATCATTGATGAGAAAGGCTCGCTCCTGTGGAAGCAGAAGACGGGCGACATGGTCGGCGGGACCGGTATCTCAGGGGACGGGGGTATAGTCGTGGGAGGCTCCTACGACAAACACGTCTACGCCTTTGACAGGGGCGGGGGCCTCCTGTTTAAGTTCAAGACGGACAGCTTCGTTAGGGTCGCTTCCATAACTGCTACCGGTGACAGAATTATAGCGGCCGGGTGGAGCGGGACCCTCATCGCGCTGGATAAAAAAGGTACTGTGGAGTGGAGGGCGGACCTAGGGACCAACCCTCTCTGCGCGGTGGCGGTTGAGGGAGGCGGGGCGCTCGTTGGCTGCGCGGACAGCACCGTGCGCCGGCTCGACCCCGCCGGGAAGGAGATGTGGAAGCTGGAGGCGGGGAGCGCTGTGATATCCGTCGCCGCCTTGCCCTCCGGGGGCCTGATGGCCGCAGGATCTACCGACACGAACATCTACCTGATTTCCCCGGATGGGAAGGTGGTCTGGAAGTACAGGACGGGGGGCATTGTGCGCGGCGTGACCCTCTCAGAGACCGGGGACTACTTGGTCGCCACCTCGCATGATCGATATATTTATTTTTTTGAGCGGGGCGGCCGCCTTCTATGGATGACGAGGGTCGGGCCCGAGGTGTGGTCGATCGCAGCAACCGGAATGTGCGACACGCTTGTCATAGGATGCAGGGACGGCACCGTTCGGATGCTCAGGAACCCGGAGATATTGAGAATTCAGCTAGAATCCGCGAAGACGGCCATACTACTCGCGGAGAGTGAAGGGGCGGACACGAAGGAGGCCAAGCGGCTCCTCAGCGAGGCCGAGGCATCGGCGGCGGCGGGAAGTATGCAGATTGCCCTCTCCAGCGTCTCGGCCAGCAGGGCATCCGCCGAGAAAGCCCTCCGGGCCCAACTGAACCAGCTCTTGGACGAGAAGCTTGCGGAGTTCGAGAAGATGGCCGCGGAGCTGAAGCAGGCGGGCAAGAGCACCGCACGCGTCGACTGGGCGATACAGAGGGCGAAGAAACTCCGGGAGGCGGGGAGACTGAAAAGGGCCCTTGATTCCGCTCGCAGGAGCGAGGAGTACCTCAGGGGCGCGCCGGAGGCGCCGAGGCCTCCCCCCGTGGCGGAAGAAGTGCCTCCCACGCAGGCCCCGGCGGCGGAAGAGGGAGCGGAGGACCTCAGGCCTGTGGTCGAGTCTGAGTACAGCGCGACCCTCCAGGAGATCAGCGAACTCGGGAAGACCGGAGCCGACGTGACGGACGCCATGGCGCTGCTCGAGAAGGCGAAGGGAGCCATAGCGAGGAGGGACTATCTCGTCGCCGCGGAGTTTATATCTTCGGCGAGCAAGCAGGCCCAGACCATTGCGAAGAAGAGATCGGATGCCGCCGCGAAGCTGGCGGAGGCCGAGACGGCGCTGTCCGCGGCCCGCGCCGTAGGTGCTGAGACGGATGAGGTCGCCGGAACACTGAAAATGGCGAAGGACGCGATGGAGGCTGGGGAGTATGACCTCGCGATGGACTACGCCAGTCAGGTGGCGGCCCAGGCCTCGGAGCTAAAAAAGAAGAAGCTCGCGGAGCCGGTGGCGAAGGCCCCAGCGGGCCCGAAGCCCGAGGGACCCCCGAAGTGCCCGAGCTGCGGGAGGAAGGTCAAACCCCAGTGGAAGACCTGCCCATTCTGCAGGACAAGGCTGAAGTGA
- the xseB gene encoding exodeoxyribonuclease VII small subunit, with the protein MDIYRDEGKKGREKRLSFEEALTKLENIVRTLEVGEVGLEEALRLYEEGNRLSRRCLEELEKIEKKLEVVKLVDGKILRGPLEESVLSPSGVGEEE; encoded by the coding sequence ATGGATATTTACAGAGATGAAGGGAAAAAGGGCAGGGAGAAGAGGCTGAGCTTCGAGGAGGCCCTGACCAAACTAGAGAACATTGTCAGGACGCTCGAGGTGGGGGAGGTCGGGCTCGAGGAGGCTCTCCGGCTCTACGAAGAGGGGAACAGGCTCTCGAGGAGGTGCCTCGAGGAGCTGGAAAAAATCGAGAAAAAGCTGGAGGTGGTGAAGCTCGTGGACGGGAAAATCCTCCGAGGGCCTCTTGAGGAGAGTGTATTGTCACCCTCGGGGGTGGGGGAGGAGGAGTAG
- the xseA gene encoding exodeoxyribonuclease VII large subunit gives MRRRGSLRNATLLSYGGDRLEERGRVPEGPGGSGAAGAPPGPRVFGVTELTRYISSVLEGDPLLRDVWVRGEVSNFHHHQSGHMYFDLKDAAAVLRCVMFREVNRALRFTITNGMKLLVRGGVIVYAAKGEYELRVAEARPEGVGELFLAFEQLKRKLEEEGLFDPKIKRPLPFLPRIVGVVTSPTGAVLQDIKRILFGRFPNAHLLLAPARVQGEGAADELVAAIRLLNSLEEEGPDVIILARGGGSLEDLWPFNEEKVARAIRSSRVPVVSAVGHETDFTIADFAADARAPTPSKAAEMVVPDKAELEGRIADLRRALDRELISRFDQARLRTDELTRALGRAVGNLLARKRERLLRLSSMLNAMSPGQVLARGYSITLRRSTGRAVRDPASLRRGEELLTVLSGGEVVSAVKGTSTRREGWIFTEMKGKRAGRRG, from the coding sequence ATGCGCCGGCGGGGGTCCCTCAGGAACGCCACGCTGCTCTCGTACGGAGGGGACCGGCTCGAGGAAAGAGGACGGGTACCGGAGGGACCGGGAGGGAGCGGGGCCGCGGGCGCGCCGCCCGGCCCGCGAGTTTTTGGAGTAACAGAGCTAACGCGATACATATCCAGCGTTCTCGAGGGCGACCCCCTCCTGCGCGATGTGTGGGTGAGAGGCGAGGTCTCGAACTTCCACCACCACCAGTCCGGCCATATGTACTTCGACCTTAAGGACGCGGCGGCGGTCCTCAGGTGTGTGATGTTTCGCGAAGTCAATCGCGCCTTGAGGTTCACCATCACGAACGGGATGAAGCTCCTGGTCAGGGGCGGTGTAATCGTCTACGCGGCGAAGGGTGAGTACGAGCTCCGCGTTGCCGAGGCCAGGCCGGAGGGCGTCGGGGAGCTCTTTCTCGCCTTCGAGCAACTGAAGAGGAAGCTCGAGGAGGAGGGCCTCTTCGACCCCAAAATCAAGCGCCCCCTGCCATTCCTCCCTAGGATAGTCGGGGTGGTGACCTCACCGACCGGCGCGGTGCTTCAGGACATCAAGCGAATTCTATTCGGCCGCTTCCCGAACGCACACCTCCTCCTCGCGCCCGCGAGGGTGCAGGGTGAGGGCGCCGCGGACGAGCTCGTTGCGGCCATCCGTCTCCTCAACTCTCTTGAAGAGGAGGGGCCGGACGTGATTATCCTGGCTCGGGGAGGAGGCTCACTCGAGGACCTCTGGCCATTCAACGAAGAAAAAGTCGCAAGGGCGATTCGCTCCTCAAGAGTTCCGGTGGTGTCGGCCGTGGGGCACGAGACCGACTTCACCATTGCCGACTTCGCCGCCGACGCCCGAGCCCCGACGCCGTCAAAGGCGGCTGAGATGGTCGTACCCGACAAGGCCGAGCTCGAAGGGCGCATCGCCGACCTCCGGCGGGCGCTGGACCGGGAGCTCATCAGCCGCTTCGACCAGGCGCGGCTCAGGACGGACGAGCTCACACGCGCCCTCGGAAGGGCCGTGGGCAACCTGCTCGCGAGGAAGAGGGAGCGTCTACTCAGGCTCTCGTCAATGCTCAATGCTATGTCCCCTGGGCAAGTGCTGGCGCGGGGCTACAGCATAACGCTCAGACGGTCCACGGGGCGAGCCGTCCGCGACCCCGCCTCGCTGCGGAGGGGCGAGGAGCTCCTGACCGTTCTCTCCGGAGGAGAGGTCGTGAGCGCCGTCAAGGGCACAAGCACGAGGAGGGAGGGATGGATATTTACAGAGATGAAGGGAAAAAGGGCAGGGAGAAGAGGCTGA